A single region of the Silene latifolia isolate original U9 population chromosome 8, ASM4854445v1, whole genome shotgun sequence genome encodes:
- the LOC141594850 gene encoding uncharacterized protein LOC141594850, giving the protein MASNERIGGALITNAEMAPLAQVVQDCQLEDLGARGSFYTSTNKHEYGTKIYSRPDRVLVNVEWVDMFPDSYVHYLSEGLFDHCPGLIHFEGEIHMRGTRFKYFNMLSLAPKYDSIIRNGWSKEWQGTSMFRIVQKLRGLKADLRKLNKEHFGDIGNLTHVVEIALHQFQTLLVQDPLNEDLCMPERECAKDLAELNIARDQYLRQKAKCEWMKSGDDNTSYFHARIKRRRARNRVL; this is encoded by the coding sequence ATGGCCAGCAATGAACGAATTGGGGGAGCTCTTATAACTAATGCTGAGATGGCTCCTTTGGCTCAGGTGGTTCAGGACTGTCAATTAGAAGATCTAGGGGCAAGGGGATCTTTCTACACCTCGACTAACAAGCATGAATATGGAACCAAGATTTATAGTAGGCCGGACAGGGTTTTGGTTAATGTGGAGTGGGTGGATATGTTCCCTGATAGTTATGTGCACTACTTGTCTGAAGGGTTATTTGACCATTGTCCTGGTCTTATTCATTTTGAGGGGGAGATCCATATGAGAGGCACACGattcaaatattttaatatgttgtcttTAGCACCAAAATATGATAGCATTATAAGAAATGGATGGAGTAAGGAGTGGCAAGGGACTTCAATGTTTAGAATTGTTCAAAAATTGAGGGGTTTAAAAGCTGACCTGAGGAAGTTGAATAAAGAGCATTTTGGGGACATTGGAAATCTTACTCATGTTGTTGAGATTGCTTTGCATCAGTTCCAAACATTGTTAGTACAAGACCCTCTTAATGAAGATTTGTGCATGCCTGAAAGAGAGTGTGCAAAAGATCTTGCTGAACTTAATATTGCTAGGGACCAATATCTGAGGCAAAAAGCAAAGTGTGAATGGATGAAATCTGGTGATGATAACACTTCTTACTTCCATGCTCGAATTAAAAGAAGAAGGGCTAGGAATAGGGTGCTTTAA